Proteins from one Malassezia vespertilionis chromosome 2, complete sequence genomic window:
- a CDS encoding uncharacterized protein (EggNog:ENOG503NW51; COG:E), protein MRAILPKSALRRATLSVRTCSSIRCMHKTATARSPSPVATDLAHDRDTITRLLYSLSSRTEVERYLRIFSTANKFAVLKVGGAILTNQLDELALSLTFLHRVGLYPIVLHGAGPQLNEILEREGIEPDYVDGIRITDAKTLRVARRVFLEENQRLVEKLESLGSRARPIPLGAFNASFLDREKYGLVGRIERVDKEPIESAIRAGYLPILTSLAVSDDGQILNVNADVAASELAKVLEPLKIVYLNEKGGLVHGGTGELIDAINLDEEYDDLMKQEWVKYGTKLKLREMKELLDHLPRTSSVAIISVDQLQKELFTDSGAGTLIRRGYKLFKSNSIEEVGAERLRAMLRENDEEVRENRKTVAQIFSELSRSPYTIYGDEALECVAFVSHPPGEVPILSRMVATRTAVMNNVVDSIWHMIRKDHKRLVWTSRADDENRAWHFENADGSFTRNRRSLFYYGIQDVGEVERIMRSLEDNNRVERAYLPLNARKPSNVRSYSTMSASAARPQLALRAYAKLASTRGYATSTGPKRVALIGARGFTGRSLVQLINEHPYLELSHVSSRELAGLPLNDYTKGDISYTNMGIDDLKKLESGEEGDAPDAYVMALPNGVCKPFVDAVRESGAAKPNGHGVIVDLSADHRFEKEWVYGLPELYNRDALRSAKLISNPGCYATNTQMLIAPLLPYMDPRIPPTVFGISGYSGAGTKSGGGRTDGGSPVTYPKLDPASLNGGVRPYALTDHIHEREARHHLSSLLDGQKVEVAFTPVVAPWFQGIISTASIPLREKLTAKQVKELFQTKYGDEKLVELLSHVPEISDIAFKHGFKAGGFQVHSGGDRVVIVGVLDNLLKGAATQCLQNLNLALGFDEHAGIPLA, encoded by the exons ATGCGTGCAATCCTGCCCAAGTCTGCATTGCGACGAGCGACGCTTAGCGTGCGCACTTGCTCGAGCATTCGATGCATGCATAAGACGGCTACTGCACGCTCACCGAGTCCTGTAGCCACCGATCTTGCACATGATAGG GATACCATCACGCGGCTCTTGTATTCGCTCTCTTCACGTACGGAGGTCGAGCGCTATCTGCGCATCTTTAGCACTGCAAACAAGTTTGCAGTGCTCAAAGTTGGCGGCGCGATCCTGACGAAccagctggacgagcttgcGTTGAGTCTCACATTCCTACACCGCGTCGGCCTCTACCCCATTGTGCTTCACGGTGCGGGTCCGCAGCTGAACGAGAttctcgagcgcgaggGAATAGAGCCGGACTATGTCGACGGGATCCGCATCACCGACGCAAAGACACTCCGCGTCGCACGTCGCGTCTTCCTCGAGGAGAACCAGCGCCTTGTAGAGAAGCTCGAGTCGTTGGgaagccgcgcgcgccccaTTCCTCTTGGTGCATTTAACGCATCCTTTCTGGACCGCGAAAAGTACGGCCTTGTGGgccgcatcgagcgcgtggaCAAGGAGCCGATTGAGAGTGCCATTCGTGCAGGCTATCTGCCGATTCTCACGAGCTTGGCAGTCTCGGACGATGGCCAAATCCTCAATGTGAACGCTGACGTGGCTGCGAGCGAGCTTGCCAAGGTGCTTGAGCCACTCAAGATTGTCTACCTCAACGAAAAGGGCGGTCTTGTCCACGGCGGCACCGGCGAGCTGATCGATGCCATCAACTTGGACGAGGAGTACGACGACCTGATGAAGCAGGAGTGGGTCAAGTACGGCACCAAGCTCAAACTGCGCGAGATGAAGGAGCTGCTTGATCACCTTCCGCGCACGTCCTCCGTCGCGATCATCTCTGTCGATCAGCTCCAAAAAGAGCTGTTCACCGACAGCGGTGCCGGCACGCTTATCCGCCGTGGGTACAAACTGTTCAAAAGCAACTCGATAGAAGAGGTtggtgccgagcgcctgcgcgccatgctgcgtGAGAATGACGAAGAGGTGCGCGAGAACCGCAAAACGGTTGCGCAAATCTTTTCGGAACTCTCGCGCTCCCCTTACACAATCTACGGtgacgaggcgcttgagTGCGTCGCGTTTGTATCGCATCCTCCCGGCGAGGTCCCGATTCTCTCACGCATGgtcgcgacgcgcactgCCGTCATGAACAATGTCGTGGACAGTATCTGGCACATGATTCGCAAGGACCACAAGCGCCTAGTGTGGACTTCGCGTGCCGACGACGAGAACCGCGCCTGGCACTTTGAGAATGCCGACGGGAGCTTTACGCGCAACAGACGCTCCCTGTTTTACTACGGTATCCAGGATGTAGGCGAAGTGGAGCGGATCATGCGCTCCCTCGAGGACAACAaccgcgtcgagcgtgcATATTTGCCTTTGAATGCACGCAAACCCTCGAATGTGCGTTCCTACTCCACCATGTCTGCTAGCGCTGCGCGTCCCCAGCTTGCTTTGCGTGCGTACGCAAAGCTCGCTTCCACGCGTGGCTACGCAACGAGCACCGGACcaaagcgcgtcgcactcattggcgcacgcggctTTACCGGCCGTTCCTTGGTCCAGCTGATCAACGAGCACCCTTACCTCGAGCTTTCCCACGTCAGCTCGCGTGAGCTTGCAGGTTTGCCTTTGAACGACTACACCAAAGGCGACATTTCCTACACCAACATGGGCATCGACGACCTCAAAAAGCTCGAGAGCGGCGAGGAGGGCGATGCCCCGGATGCATACGTCATGGCACTGCCCAACGGCGTCTGCAAGCCTTTTGTAGATGCCGTTCGTGAAAGCGGTGCTGCGAAGCCGAACGGCCACGGCGTGATTGTGGACTTGAGTGCAGACCACCGTTTTGAGAAAGAGTGGGTGTATGGATTGCCCG AATTGTACAATCGTGAtgcgttgcgcagcgccaagctgATCTCGAACCCCGGTTGCTATGCCACCAACACGCAGATGCTTATTGCCCCGCTGCTTCCTTACATGGACCCACGTATCCCTCCGACCGTGTTTGGCATTTCGGGGTacagcggcgccggcacCAAGTCTGGTGGGGGCCGCACCGACGGTGGCAGCCCCGTCACCTATCCCAAACTCGATCCCGCATCCCTGAACGGCGGTGTGCGTCCGTATGCTCTCACCGACCACATCcacgagcgcgaagcgagGCATCATCTCTCGTCGCTGCTTGATGGCCAAAAAGTGGAAGTAGCCTTCACGCCGGTTGTTGCTCCATGGTTCCAAGGCATTATCTCGACTGCCAGCATTCCACTGCGCGAGAAGCTAACTGCAAAGCAGGTCAAGGAGCTTTTCCAGACCAAGTACGGCGACGAAAAGCTTGTCGAGTTGCTTTCCCACGTTCCGGAGATCAGCGACATTGCCTTCAAGCACGGATTCAAGGCCGGCGGCTTTCAAGTTCATTCGGGCGGAGACCGCGTCGTTATTGTCGGCGTCCTCGACAACCTCTTGAAAGGCGCCGCCACCCAGTGCCTCCAAAATCTCAACCTCGCACTCGGCTTCGACGAGCACGCAGGCATCCCATTGGCATAG
- a CDS encoding uncharacterized protein (TransMembrane:1 (o34-55i); EggNog:ENOG503P8E4): protein MDTTGAAPPNARAMGIAGGTPPAKDSTQLTPKEVFFSLCGGFAGSMFCIPMGIAFSRNVLRQVEDPNHLARVLQHKMEDRRRDGAPPLTPPKGADENTDLFADPVSQRPEPSFANPTPASSTDWSTAPKYAQQPTGTGTGTGTGSRWDELRKDNTGNPSVWEQIRQDRAKAELGTSADVPKPRTPSSQSRKPSATSNPERNTDYDRAVREYREAFERERLGIDVTSGFAPPSDTLKL, encoded by the exons ATGGACACGACgggtgctgcgccgccgaatgcgcgcgccatgggcATTGCGGGCGGCACACCACCTGCAAAGGACAGTACACAGCTGACACCAAAAGAAG TCTTCTTTTCCCTGTGCGGTGGCTTTGCGGGGTCCATGTTTTGTATCCCGATGGGCATTGCGTTCAGCCGCAACGTGTTGCGGCAGGTAGAGGACCCAAATCATCTCGCACGTgtcctgcagcacaagaTGGAGGACAGGCGCCGCGACGGTGCTCCTCCGTTGACGCCGCCGAAAGGGGCCGACGAAAACACCGACTTGTTTGCGGATCCTGTGTCCCAGCGGCCAGAACCATCCTTTGCGAATCCGACGCCCGCGAGCAGCACAGACTGGTCCACTGCGCCGAAGTATGCACAGCAGCCTAccggcacaggcacaggcacaggcacaggaTCGCGCTgggacgagctgcgcaaggacAACACAGGCAACCCCAGTGTCTGGGAACAGATCCGACAGGATCGAGCAAAAGCCGAGTTGGGCACGAGCGCAGATGTACccaagccgcgcacgccTTCGTCGCAGAGCCGCAAACCCAGCGCGACGTCCAACCCGGAACGAAACACGGACTATGACAGGGCCGTGCGGGAATACAGAGAAGCGTTTGAGCGAGAACGCCTTGGTATTGACGTCACGTCGGGCTTTGCCCCGCCGTCCGACACGCTAAAATTATAG
- a CDS encoding uncharacterized protein (EggNog:ENOG503PKYD) has product MHRLGRAAENAGLSRTSDVAGRTSESALGAADRVARVPSASSEPHTPTKPTKRKASASPKHPHTPPSADLYHGVFGANFAALESPSRKSRDDNLFRIVRHPMSPPEPHARVQPRMPASRTFTRGNASDWLNRIASSPQLGSPQRAGATTDLHNYPPPEVLRYERQAACLQSPVKRPRIHAAFHEPPAFCFPAHGASGSSPQLRLPNGHVASSLAQDLGLCEGSPHVRHRGPVHSHARNASLSSLSDARHETGLVPIPNTPDTLRTAHDTRPWHSRNWSMDSVPLRPLHAPPRRRLAPPPQSLPAPRHAYLDNSALSSRSWGRETISRAHRRSVSHSMVETMTPVPVSRDRSGLITTPPGALTSPVYPDTPKTMGCHFPSGEFLNTSPTPQPRQRAPKGARPQRATLAAKPGHARVQSDDLRS; this is encoded by the coding sequence ATGCATCGTCTGGGGCGTGCCGCAGAGAATGCAGGACTTTCCAGAACGTCAGATGTCGCTGGGCGCACGAGTGAAAGCGCACTCGGTGCCGCGGATCGAgtggcgcgcgtgccgagcgcgtcaTCCGAGCCACACACACCTACTAAACCGACGAAACGCAAAGCGTCAGCGTCGCCTAAGCATCCACATACGCCGCCGTCAGCCGATTTGTACCACGGGGTTTTCGGTGCGAATTTTGCCGCTCTCGAGTCGCCTTCGCGCAAGAGCAGAGACGACAATTTGTTCCGCATCGTGCGGCACCCCATGTCCCCGCCAGAGCCGCATGCACGCGTGCAGCCACGCATGCCTGCTTCGCGCACTTTTACACGCGGCAATGCGAGCGACTGGCTGAATCGGATAGCGTCTTCGCCGCAACTCGgctcgccgcagcgcgctggcgcaaCAACCGATCTGCACAACTATCCACCGCCAGAAGTGCTGCGCTACGAGCGCCAGGCTGCGTGCTTGCAATCACCGGTCAAACGCCCGCGTATCCATGCGGCTTTTCACGAGCCACCCGCGTTTTGTTTTcccgcgcatggcgcgtcTGGGAGCAGCccgcagctgcgcttgccgaaTGGACACGTCGCCTcttcgcttgcgcaggatCTGGGGCTCTGTGAAGGCAGTCCGCATGTGCGGCACCGCGGGCCTGTGCATTCacatgcgcgcaatgcgtcACTCTCTTCTTtgagcgatgcgcgccacgAGACGGGCTTGGTGCCGATCCCTAACACTCCTGATACAttgcgcactgcgcacgatACGAGGCCCTGGCACAGCCGCAACTGGAGCATGGACTCGGTCCCCTTGCGTCCGTtgcacgcaccgccgcgccggcgtCTCGCGCCCCCGCCGCAAAGCctgcctgcgccgcgtcacGCCTATTTGGACAACTCTGCGCTAAGTTCGCGCAGCTGGGGCAGGGAAACAATTTCCCGTGCGCACCGGCGCTCTGTTTCACACAGCATGGTCGAGACCATGACGCCCGTTCCCGTCTCGCGTGATCGGAGTGGACTTATCACTACTCCGCCCGGCGCCTTGACGTCACCAGTATACCCCGACACGCCCAAGACAATGGGATGTCATTTTCCCTCTGGCGAGTTTCTCAATACGAGTCCCACTCCACAGCCGCGTCAGCGAGCGCCCAAAGGCGCACGCCCGCAACGCGCGACCTTAGCGGCGAAGCCTGGCCATGCGCGGGTCCAGTCAGATGATCTACGCTCCTAA